The following are encoded in a window of Doryrhamphus excisus isolate RoL2022-K1 chromosome 16, RoL_Dexc_1.0, whole genome shotgun sequence genomic DNA:
- the pnpla4 gene encoding patatin-like phospholipase domain-containing protein 4 isoform X1, translated as MTVVNLSFAACGFLGIYHLGAVGAFLRHGGKLLGSLRACAGASAGALVAAVMITAPDKIKHCKEFTYDFAEDVRKQRFGALTPGYSIMLKLREGIEEMLPTDAHILASDRLHVSLTHFGSGKNHIVSQFNSREDLIRALLASSFVPIYAGFQPVEFRGQKWMDGGFTDSLPILPVGRTITVAPFASHQDVCPSHQGREFETQLRLANMNIAFSVENLKRLNQALFPPSTVGMESLCQEGFDDAMRFLKRESWTS; from the exons ATGACAGTGGTGAATTTGTCCTTCGCTGCTTGTGGCTTTTTGGGCATCTACCACTTGGGAGCAGTGGGGGCCTTCCTCCGTCATGGGGGCAAGCTGCTGGGGTCCCTCAGAGCCTGTGCGGGGGCCTCAGCTGGGGCCCTGGTTGCTGCTGTGATGATTACTGCTCCTGACAAGATCAAA CACTGCAAAGAATTTACGTATGATTTTGCTGAGGATGTGCGAAAACAGAGATTTGGGGCGCTCACACCGGGCTACAGCATCATGCTAAAGCTGCG GGAAGGGATTGAAGAGATGCTTCCGACTGATGCCCACATCCTGGCATCTGATCGCCTCCACGTCTCGTTGACGCATTTCGGAAGCGGGAAGAATCACATCGTGTCCCAGTTTAACTCCAGAGAGGACCTCATCAGG GCTCTCCTGGCCAGCAGCTTTGTGCCAATCTATGCTGGATTTCAACCCGTGGAATTCCGAGGACAG aaatggatggatggcggctTCACCGACAGCCTTCCAATCCTTCCTGTGGGCCGAACCATCACCGTGGCCCCGTTTGCCAGCCATCAAGACGTGTGTCCTTCACATCAGGGTCGTGAGTTTGAAACCCAACTGAGGCTGGCCAATATGAACATAGCG TTCTCCGTGGAGAACCTGAAACGTCTGAACCAGGCTTTGTTCCCCCCATCCACCGTTGGCATGGAGTCCCTCTGTCAGGAAGGTTTTGATGATGCCATGAGGTTTCTCAAGAGGGAGAGCTGGACCAGCTAG
- the pnpla4 gene encoding patatin-like phospholipase domain-containing protein 4 isoform X2: MITAPDKIKHCKEFTYDFAEDVRKQRFGALTPGYSIMLKLREGIEEMLPTDAHILASDRLHVSLTHFGSGKNHIVSQFNSREDLIRALLASSFVPIYAGFQPVEFRGQKWMDGGFTDSLPILPVGRTITVAPFASHQDVCPSHQGREFETQLRLANMNIAFSVENLKRLNQALFPPSTVGMESLCQEGFDDAMRFLKRESWTS, encoded by the exons ATGATTACTGCTCCTGACAAGATCAAA CACTGCAAAGAATTTACGTATGATTTTGCTGAGGATGTGCGAAAACAGAGATTTGGGGCGCTCACACCGGGCTACAGCATCATGCTAAAGCTGCG GGAAGGGATTGAAGAGATGCTTCCGACTGATGCCCACATCCTGGCATCTGATCGCCTCCACGTCTCGTTGACGCATTTCGGAAGCGGGAAGAATCACATCGTGTCCCAGTTTAACTCCAGAGAGGACCTCATCAGG GCTCTCCTGGCCAGCAGCTTTGTGCCAATCTATGCTGGATTTCAACCCGTGGAATTCCGAGGACAG aaatggatggatggcggctTCACCGACAGCCTTCCAATCCTTCCTGTGGGCCGAACCATCACCGTGGCCCCGTTTGCCAGCCATCAAGACGTGTGTCCTTCACATCAGGGTCGTGAGTTTGAAACCCAACTGAGGCTGGCCAATATGAACATAGCG TTCTCCGTGGAGAACCTGAAACGTCTGAACCAGGCTTTGTTCCCCCCATCCACCGTTGGCATGGAGTCCCTCTGTCAGGAAGGTTTTGATGATGCCATGAGGTTTCTCAAGAGGGAGAGCTGGACCAGCTAG